The following are encoded in a window of Ruficoccus amylovorans genomic DNA:
- the rsfS gene encoding ribosome silencing factor → MTESATDTQSIPAGDKSRIRQCLDALEDRKAEDLKVLDVRGQSTVTDYLILATGNSQPHLRALRTAAEKAFKEQGADVLGVDNIPESGWLVVDAYDIMVHLFTTEQRGNYRLESLWKDAVEVEI, encoded by the coding sequence GTGACTGAATCCGCAACTGACACCCAATCCATCCCCGCAGGGGACAAATCGCGCATCCGGCAATGTCTGGACGCGCTCGAAGACCGCAAGGCGGAGGACTTGAAAGTCCTCGATGTTCGCGGGCAATCCACCGTAACCGATTACCTGATCCTGGCCACGGGCAATTCCCAACCGCACCTGCGTGCCCTGCGCACAGCGGCGGAAAAAGCCTTCAAGGAGCAGGGGGCGGACGTGCTCGGGGTGGACAACATCCCCGAAAGCGGCTGGCTCGTGGTGGACGCCTATGACATTATGGTCCATTTATTTACGACCGAGCAGCGCGGTAATTACCGGCTCGAGTCCCTCTGGAAAGACGCGGTCGAAGTCGAGATCTGA
- a CDS encoding sigma-70 family RNA polymerase sigma factor → MLSERACRGIIAAYRRSLDWVLHLPLWEGLDEQGLRELGLPQPRRGINLRAVVDSLLLENKHELINWLMERFEGRFPSKVALAFDDRFALDLWSSRSLDVYLSQAQWAEFREKVLFTMSTRHRQYKRAQTVLFRRYQSLTHKLVNRQVFDPNLRPDAFQEASIGLIHAIDKVEDNKASFGSYARTWISRHIRNYLMEEHFPVHVPINLASRILTESSKGGATPEQEKAREPSKYEGLLKPRLSLDDMADDSEGNTPRHLSDEEAVAPSDSLTEKDLYRTLLEVLDGLTDKQREVLALRFGLEPGTDPRTLASIASEVGISHQQVSMREKRALQKLESALKPVYQEIYD, encoded by the coding sequence GTGCTTAGCGAAAGAGCCTGCCGGGGAATTATCGCGGCGTACCGGCGCAGTCTGGACTGGGTATTGCATCTTCCCCTTTGGGAAGGACTGGACGAGCAAGGGCTGCGCGAGCTCGGGCTGCCGCAGCCGAGACGGGGCATTAACCTGCGCGCGGTGGTGGATTCGCTCCTGTTGGAGAACAAGCATGAGCTGATCAACTGGCTGATGGAGCGCTTCGAGGGGCGTTTCCCCTCGAAGGTCGCGCTGGCCTTTGATGACCGTTTTGCCCTGGACTTGTGGAGCAGCCGCTCGCTGGATGTGTACCTGAGCCAGGCCCAGTGGGCCGAGTTCCGCGAAAAGGTTCTCTTTACCATGAGCACCCGGCACCGCCAGTACAAGCGGGCGCAGACGGTGCTTTTCCGCCGCTACCAGTCCCTGACCCACAAGCTGGTCAACCGCCAGGTCTTCGACCCGAACCTGCGTCCTGACGCCTTTCAGGAGGCGAGCATCGGGCTCATCCACGCCATCGATAAGGTGGAGGACAACAAGGCCTCTTTCGGCAGCTACGCCCGCACCTGGATTTCCCGGCACATCCGCAACTACCTGATGGAAGAGCACTTCCCGGTGCATGTGCCGATCAACCTTGCCTCCCGCATCCTGACCGAATCGAGCAAGGGCGGGGCCACCCCCGAGCAGGAAAAGGCGCGCGAACCCTCCAAGTACGAGGGCCTGCTCAAGCCGCGCCTCTCGCTCGACGACATGGCGGACGATTCCGAGGGCAACACCCCGCGCCACCTCAGCGACGAGGAGGCGGTGGCCCCTTCGGATTCGCTGACCGAGAAAGACCTTTACCGCACGCTTCTGGAGGTGCTCGACGGGCTCACGGACAAGCAGCGCGAAGTCTTGGCCCTGCGCTTCGGACTGGAGCCGGGGACCGATCCGCGCACCCTGGCCAGTATTGCCTCGGAGGTGGGAATTTCGCACCAGCAGGTGAGCATGCGTGAAAAACGGGCACTACAGAAGCTTGAATCCGCGCTCAAGCCGGTGTATCAAGAAATCTATGATTGA
- a CDS encoding cbb3-type cytochrome c oxidase subunit II, with the protein MKNLPLLFTGIFFCLAFSFSGLILSSLIQYGHLEPVTEFVNHPDSGEQIPGAFVEIGGHWVEGVNQPDEQTFPIPSVGLAQQGKQIYIEMGCLYCHSQQVRRKGFGADFERGWGERQTVPRDYILQERVLLGTSRTGPDLMSIGMRQPSAEWHNLHLFNPQITSPGSIMPPFRFLYRTQKIGDTPSPDALKIPDEFPDDQPPPGYEIVPTDRGKALVAYMLSLKLNYELPESRFSQ; encoded by the coding sequence ATGAAAAACCTGCCACTCCTTTTCACCGGGATCTTCTTCTGCCTGGCCTTTTCCTTCAGCGGGCTGATCCTGAGTAGCCTCATTCAGTACGGGCACCTGGAGCCCGTCACCGAGTTTGTCAACCATCCCGACAGCGGAGAACAGATCCCCGGCGCTTTCGTCGAAATCGGCGGCCACTGGGTCGAGGGCGTCAATCAGCCCGACGAGCAGACCTTCCCGATCCCGAGCGTGGGCCTGGCCCAGCAGGGCAAGCAAATCTACATCGAGATGGGCTGTCTGTACTGCCATTCGCAGCAGGTGCGCCGGAAGGGCTTCGGGGCCGACTTCGAGCGCGGCTGGGGCGAGCGCCAAACGGTTCCCCGCGACTACATCCTCCAGGAGCGCGTGCTGCTGGGCACCAGCCGCACCGGCCCGGACCTCATGTCCATCGGAATGCGTCAGCCCAGCGCGGAATGGCACAACCTGCACCTGTTTAATCCGCAGATCACCTCGCCCGGTTCAATCATGCCGCCGTTTCGTTTCCTGTACCGCACACAGAAGATCGGCGACACACCCTCGCCGGACGCGCTCAAGATCCCCGACGAGTTTCCCGACGACCAGCCGCCGCCCGGCTACGAGATTGTCCCGACCGACCGTGGCAAAGCACTTGTCGCTTACATGCTGAGTCTTAAACTCAACTACGAACTTCCCGAATCCCGTTTCTCCCAATAG
- a CDS encoding sialate O-acetylesterase — MKDTSSLFLSLVLGLVLMLPGKDLSGAELTLPSIFGDHMVLQRDLDNPVWGKANPGEHISVTIADQRHETQADAAGNWKLKLDPLAAGGPFEMVVEGESDTKRFEDVLVGEVWFCSGQSNMFNPVVHAYDADLDIATANYPEIRLLTVPRRGTLEPTDDFEGRWFVCSPRTVPPFSAVGYYFGRRIHNALGVPVGLVSNSWGGSSAEAWLPREFLEADPESAEVVEEWDKLAAEYTDERVQKEAEEYERRLAIWQENGEQGVRPNPSFDPRNCQRRPGTIFNGMVYPTIGYGMRGMIWYQGESNAMADRPEEYRRLFPALIEYYRDIWGQGDFPFYWVQLAGFGPKLEEPEGEPPARSWAVLRESQTETLSLPNTGEAVIFETGEVKEIHPRDKQTVADRLARHALAKDYGIPMATESPRFKSLEVKDGKVLVSFDNVGKRGLYTFDVDEVEGFSIAGADGKFYWAEAKITGKDKVTVSHPEVPHPTEVRYAWGNNPDGNLRDWVGGLPVTPFRAKVDEVR; from the coding sequence ATGAAAGATACCTCATCGTTGTTTCTTAGCCTTGTCTTGGGGCTTGTATTAATGTTGCCCGGCAAGGATCTCTCGGGTGCCGAGTTGACGCTGCCGAGTATCTTCGGTGACCACATGGTGTTGCAACGAGACCTGGATAACCCCGTCTGGGGCAAGGCCAACCCTGGTGAGCATATCTCGGTGACGATTGCGGACCAGAGGCACGAGACACAAGCCGATGCGGCTGGCAACTGGAAGCTCAAGCTTGATCCGCTTGCCGCTGGTGGGCCTTTCGAGATGGTGGTCGAGGGTGAAAGTGATACCAAGCGGTTTGAGGATGTCCTTGTGGGGGAAGTCTGGTTCTGCTCGGGGCAGTCCAATATGTTTAATCCCGTCGTCCATGCCTATGATGCGGATCTGGATATCGCGACGGCGAACTATCCTGAGATCCGGCTGCTAACGGTTCCGCGCCGTGGCACGCTTGAACCCACGGATGATTTTGAAGGCAGGTGGTTCGTTTGTTCCCCACGAACGGTCCCGCCGTTTTCCGCGGTTGGGTATTATTTCGGGCGTCGTATCCATAATGCACTCGGAGTTCCTGTCGGGCTGGTGTCCAACAGTTGGGGAGGCTCTTCGGCCGAGGCCTGGTTGCCCCGGGAATTTCTTGAAGCCGACCCGGAGAGCGCCGAAGTCGTCGAAGAATGGGACAAGTTGGCGGCCGAGTACACCGATGAACGGGTGCAAAAAGAGGCCGAAGAGTACGAGCGCCGCCTTGCGATTTGGCAGGAAAACGGTGAACAGGGAGTGCGCCCCAACCCATCTTTTGATCCGCGTAACTGCCAGCGCCGGCCGGGGACGATTTTTAATGGCATGGTGTATCCAACCATTGGATACGGCATGCGCGGTATGATCTGGTATCAGGGGGAGTCCAATGCCATGGCTGACCGCCCTGAAGAGTACAGGCGCCTTTTCCCCGCATTGATCGAGTACTACCGCGACATCTGGGGGCAGGGAGATTTTCCTTTCTATTGGGTTCAGCTTGCAGGCTTTGGCCCGAAGCTGGAAGAACCGGAAGGGGAGCCGCCCGCGCGTAGTTGGGCAGTACTGAGGGAATCTCAGACTGAGACGCTCTCGCTGCCAAATACCGGAGAAGCTGTTATCTTCGAGACCGGTGAGGTCAAAGAAATTCACCCGCGCGACAAACAGACGGTTGCTGACCGCCTGGCCCGCCATGCCCTCGCCAAAGACTACGGCATCCCGATGGCGACGGAGAGTCCCCGCTTTAAATCCTTAGAAGTGAAGGACGGAAAGGTCTTGGTCAGCTTTGATAATGTGGGCAAGCGCGGGCTGTACACGTTCGATGTCGACGAAGTAGAGGGCTTTTCCATCGCCGGCGCTGATGGTAAATTTTATTGGGCAGAGGCAAAGATAACCGGCAAAGACAAGGTTACTGTGTCCCACCCGGAGGTTCCGCACCCAACGGAAGTACGCTATGCCTGGGGGAACAACCCTGATGGCAACCTCCGTGACTGGGTTGGGGGATTGCCGGTAACTCCATTTCGTGCGAAAGTGGACGAGGTGAGATAA
- a CDS encoding YraN family protein, whose translation MDLRRMMLEKLGLRAPSDRAGRGRFGERKAAAFLRKKGYRVLVRNWRAGHDELDLVCQEGEVLVFVEVRTRDESALVGGFHSVTEEKKTRLRRACRAYLKQLRKHPAHTRFDIVELRLGQRGDFALYHHPNVSLFNQT comes from the coding sequence ATGGACCTGCGGCGCATGATGCTTGAAAAACTTGGCCTGCGGGCACCGTCTGACCGGGCGGGCAGGGGGCGTTTTGGCGAGCGCAAGGCGGCGGCGTTTTTACGCAAAAAGGGCTACCGTGTCCTCGTGCGCAACTGGCGGGCCGGCCATGACGAACTCGACCTGGTCTGCCAGGAGGGCGAGGTGCTGGTCTTCGTCGAGGTGCGCACGCGGGACGAGTCGGCGCTGGTGGGCGGTTTCCACTCCGTCACAGAGGAGAAAAAAACGCGCCTGCGGCGTGCCTGCCGGGCTTATCTGAAGCAACTTCGGAAACATCCCGCCCACACACGTTTTGATATTGTGGAACTTAGGCTTGGCCAGCGGGGGGATTTCGCTTTATACCATCACCCGAACGTATCTCTGTTTAACCAGACCTAG
- a CDS encoding LacI family DNA-binding transcriptional regulator — MGKRLSQKKIAEDLGVSQTLVSMVLNGRTEGIAKSSYEKIWEYALSQGYSPRGMKMEVDISSQMQMGLPTVGYILRAPLRLANKSNFYSHVHQGLHDYLTESGAKTVFLGSEDLLTDEDFAQFKKIRLSMRGLVIMGEINTELVRRLSDIFGHVVYIAARLPGVCHSITSNDVDATRKLVEHLSDLGHRSFAWIGGSPGTMRHKSRLESLEAALAQRNLPLLAKQLPAIGGADWKEGYECAEQLLANKKNKPATAWVCFNGLMARGTIAYLHKQGYEVGRDISVCAVDCTRVRDSEWPTLTASGAIPEEMGRLAGELIMAEKQPSFFQDIVVPASFFDGQSTGPAPVNTRKR, encoded by the coding sequence ATGGGAAAGAGACTATCGCAGAAAAAAATCGCGGAGGACCTGGGCGTCTCCCAAACCCTGGTCTCGATGGTGCTGAACGGGCGGACGGAAGGGATTGCAAAATCTTCCTACGAGAAGATCTGGGAATACGCCTTGTCGCAGGGGTACTCCCCCCGCGGGATGAAGATGGAGGTGGATATCTCCAGCCAGATGCAAATGGGGCTGCCGACCGTCGGCTACATCTTGCGGGCTCCGCTAAGGCTCGCCAACAAAAGTAACTTCTATAGCCACGTCCATCAGGGACTCCACGATTACCTGACCGAAAGTGGAGCCAAGACCGTCTTCCTCGGCTCGGAGGATTTGCTCACGGATGAGGACTTCGCCCAATTCAAAAAGATCCGTTTGAGTATGCGCGGCCTCGTCATCATGGGGGAAATCAATACCGAGCTCGTCCGTCGCCTGTCGGATATTTTCGGGCACGTTGTTTACATCGCAGCGCGCCTTCCCGGTGTTTGCCACTCGATTACTTCCAACGATGTGGACGCTACCCGCAAACTCGTCGAACATCTCAGTGATCTGGGGCACCGCTCCTTTGCCTGGATCGGCGGCTCGCCCGGTACCATGCGGCACAAAAGCCGCCTCGAATCGCTGGAAGCCGCGCTCGCCCAGCGCAACCTCCCCCTCCTGGCCAAGCAGCTTCCGGCCATCGGCGGTGCCGACTGGAAAGAAGGCTACGAGTGCGCCGAACAACTCCTGGCCAACAAGAAAAACAAACCGGCCACCGCCTGGGTCTGCTTCAACGGCCTCATGGCCCGCGGCACCATCGCCTATCTGCACAAGCAGGGCTACGAAGTGGGCCGCGACATCAGCGTGTGTGCGGTGGACTGCACCCGCGTGCGCGACTCGGAGTGGCCGACACTGACCGCCTCCGGAGCCATCCCTGAAGAGATGGGGCGTCTCGCCGGGGAGTTAATCATGGCTGAAAAACAGCCCTCCTTTTTTCAGGACATTGTCGTCCCCGCGAGCTTCTTTGACGGCCAGAGTACCGGTCCCGCGCCTGTTAATACCCGGAAGCGGTAA
- the pgl gene encoding 6-phosphogluconolactonase, whose amino-acid sequence MKSIPTDYGQVHIVGEEELYLETLRYIRQAAENAGSGLAPIGLTGGSTPKAFYQWVTEKKALSLDVAKKILWTTSDERCVPQSDDDSNFGHADREMLSPLGVPSENKLPWPTELEPAACADAYTKAWNERVGKDRAYDVCFVGMGGDNHTLSLFPHCPLIGAGLTESFAATNWPERGWRVTLTPHGLSLCKRIVVSCPGAGKAEALKAALRGDFDPTSKPIQLLRAHADKTVWLVDEAAAALL is encoded by the coding sequence ATGAAGTCCATCCCCACTGATTACGGCCAGGTTCACATCGTCGGCGAAGAAGAACTCTATCTCGAAACGCTTCGCTACATCCGCCAGGCGGCGGAAAATGCGGGCTCCGGGCTGGCCCCCATCGGGCTGACCGGCGGCTCCACCCCGAAGGCGTTTTACCAGTGGGTTACGGAGAAGAAAGCCCTCTCGCTGGACGTGGCGAAGAAGATTCTCTGGACGACCAGCGACGAGCGCTGCGTCCCCCAGAGTGACGACGACAGCAACTTCGGTCACGCCGACCGCGAGATGCTCAGCCCGCTCGGCGTACCGTCGGAGAACAAGCTCCCCTGGCCGACCGAGCTGGAACCTGCCGCCTGCGCCGACGCCTACACCAAGGCCTGGAACGAGCGCGTGGGCAAGGACCGCGCCTACGATGTGTGCTTCGTCGGGATGGGCGGGGATAACCACACCCTGTCGCTTTTCCCCCATTGCCCGTTGATCGGTGCGGGGCTGACGGAGAGCTTTGCCGCCACCAATTGGCCCGAACGCGGCTGGCGCGTGACCCTGACTCCGCACGGCCTGAGCCTGTGCAAGCGCATTGTGGTTTCCTGCCCCGGCGCGGGTAAGGCCGAGGCGCTCAAGGCCGCCCTGCGAGGTGATTTCGACCCGACCAGCAAACCGATCCAGCTCCTGCGCGCCCACGCCGACAAGACCGTCTGGCTGGTGGACGAGGCCGCTGCCGCCCTGCTTTAA
- a CDS encoding c-type cytochrome translates to MSDLEKSLSHPDDPASKPGHVQHEAAAYGDEEIVHVHKQLERENGEPEEGFTPVPMVLMVCFGLLFFWAGMYFNKYNGDFRPDVFNPDWTPGGGGEQAEVAFDPIKRGDRLFRNNCAACHQADGKGVPGAFPPLDGSPWVVGAPERFVKIVMRGLQGPVEVNGNTYNGNMPSYGENGLDWSDQDIAAITTYVRQSWSNEAPAVAEELVAEVRSSIADKSGAWSSQELLDMHPME, encoded by the coding sequence ATGAGCGACCTGGAAAAATCTTTATCCCATCCTGATGACCCGGCCAGCAAGCCCGGGCACGTGCAGCATGAGGCGGCCGCTTACGGAGACGAGGAAATCGTGCACGTCCACAAGCAGCTTGAGCGCGAGAACGGCGAGCCCGAAGAAGGCTTCACGCCCGTGCCGATGGTGCTCATGGTCTGCTTTGGCCTGCTGTTTTTCTGGGCCGGCATGTACTTCAACAAGTACAACGGCGATTTCCGCCCTGACGTATTCAACCCGGACTGGACCCCCGGCGGTGGTGGTGAACAGGCCGAAGTGGCCTTTGACCCGATCAAGCGTGGCGACCGGCTTTTCCGCAATAATTGCGCTGCCTGCCACCAGGCCGATGGCAAGGGCGTTCCGGGGGCCTTCCCCCCGCTGGACGGCTCCCCTTGGGTAGTCGGTGCTCCTGAGCGCTTTGTAAAGATTGTCATGCGGGGCCTGCAAGGACCGGTTGAAGTCAATGGCAACACCTATAACGGTAATATGCCCTCGTACGGCGAGAACGGTCTCGACTGGAGCGACCAGGACATTGCCGCGATCACGACTTACGTGCGCCAGTCCTGGAGCAACGAGGCCCCTGCTGTAGCCGAGGAACTCGTGGCTGAAGTCCGCTCATCCATTGCAGACAAGTCCGGAGCCTGGAGCTCGCAGGAACTTCTCGACATGCACCCGATGGAATAA
- the zwf gene encoding glucose-6-phosphate dehydrogenase has product MSEDRHPFLQGLSKHRGAPPTIIVIFGASGDLTARKLIPALYNLGLDNLLPGDFHLIGYGRKPIPDEEFQADAEKDVNEFSRRPLNPDIWPQLKANIHYHAGGYDDPKAFAELREKCLDIEKKAGRDLQFVFYISTPPSVFKPILENLGSSGLAAHGKGTPLASKMIIEKPFGRDLATAQELNQIIANQFDEHQVFRIDHYLGKETVQDLMVLRFANTIFEPIWNRRYVDCVQITVAEDLGVGTRGGYYDTSGATRDMLQNHTMQLLALTAMEAPVSLGAEDIRDEKVKLLKSIQPLRLDPKDGDAVRAQYAEGLIGGEKVPGYLQEKDIPATSSTETFAALRMSINNWRWQGVPFYLRSGKRLARRVSEIAIQFKQPPGGLFTDPSRFDMAANTLVIQIQPDEGTTFLLNSKIPGLETRTQPVKMHFRYATTFGSNTPEAYERLILDAMVGDSTLFIRGDETETSWKLYTPLLEYWEECGRKGLDSYACGSWGPLSADRLLWESNHEWRRAGP; this is encoded by the coding sequence ATGAGCGAAGACCGTCACCCGTTCCTTCAGGGATTGAGCAAGCACCGCGGTGCGCCGCCCACGATTATCGTGATTTTCGGGGCCTCCGGCGACCTGACCGCCCGCAAGCTTATCCCCGCCCTCTACAACCTCGGCCTGGACAACCTGCTGCCGGGCGATTTCCACCTCATCGGCTACGGACGCAAACCGATCCCCGACGAGGAATTCCAGGCCGACGCGGAGAAGGACGTTAACGAGTTCTCCCGCCGCCCGCTCAACCCCGACATCTGGCCCCAGCTCAAGGCCAACATCCACTACCACGCGGGCGGTTACGACGACCCCAAGGCCTTCGCCGAGCTGCGCGAGAAGTGCCTCGACATCGAGAAAAAGGCCGGGCGCGACCTCCAATTCGTGTTCTACATTTCGACCCCGCCCTCGGTTTTCAAGCCGATCCTCGAAAACCTCGGCTCCAGCGGCCTGGCCGCTCACGGCAAGGGCACCCCGCTGGCCTCGAAGATGATTATCGAGAAGCCCTTCGGGCGCGACCTGGCCACCGCTCAGGAGTTGAACCAGATCATAGCCAACCAGTTTGACGAGCATCAGGTCTTCCGCATCGACCACTACCTGGGTAAGGAAACCGTGCAGGACCTCATGGTGCTGCGTTTTGCCAACACTATCTTTGAACCGATCTGGAACCGTCGCTACGTGGACTGCGTGCAGATCACCGTGGCCGAAGACCTCGGTGTGGGAACGCGCGGGGGCTACTACGACACCAGCGGGGCGACCCGCGATATGCTCCAGAACCACACCATGCAGCTTCTCGCTCTCACGGCGATGGAGGCCCCGGTCTCGCTCGGGGCCGAGGACATCCGCGATGAGAAGGTCAAGCTGCTCAAGTCCATCCAGCCCCTCAGGCTCGATCCGAAGGACGGCGACGCCGTGCGCGCCCAGTACGCCGAGGGCCTGATCGGCGGCGAGAAGGTGCCCGGCTACCTGCAGGAGAAGGACATCCCGGCGACTTCCTCGACCGAGACTTTTGCCGCGCTGCGCATGTCGATCAACAACTGGCGCTGGCAGGGGGTTCCTTTCTACCTGCGCTCGGGTAAGCGCCTCGCGCGCCGCGTCTCCGAGATTGCTATCCAGTTTAAGCAGCCGCCCGGCGGCTTGTTCACGGACCCGTCGCGCTTCGACATGGCCGCGAACACCCTCGTCATCCAGATCCAGCCGGACGAAGGCACGACCTTCCTGCTCAATTCGAAAATTCCTGGCCTGGAAACGCGTACTCAGCCGGTCAAGATGCACTTCCGCTACGCCACGACCTTTGGCTCGAACACGCCGGAGGCTTACGAGCGACTCATCCTCGACGCCATGGTCGGCGACTCCACGCTGTTCATTCGCGGGGACGAGACTGAGACTTCGTGGAAGCTCTACACGCCGCTGCTTGAGTACTGGGAGGAATGCGGGCGCAAGGGGCTCGACTCCTACGCCTGCGGCTCGTGGGGACCGCTTTCGGCCGACCGCCTGCTGTGGGAGAGCAACCACGAGTGGCGCCGCGCCGGTCCCTGA
- a CDS encoding glucose-6-phosphate dehydrogenase assembly protein OpcA: MTEDMTIFDALPGQLMDVSEVTHSLTQMWAGTPSLDQEAPSEFRASQMNIVLHFGLKTSPDEAFDRFNTAIAFAQRYPCRIVVLCPMGRESSDRLLQGKLFAQCYVGSSMREMCCCEALMLGYPTREAGFLSNQVSIWLENDLPTYHWFNRIPAERITTMHMDFVKRCRRVIYDSDIEEADILNVKWPRPEAAVDLAHARILPIRQSLGQFLSRYDTSKLAGGLLSVQVRYTEGREGEARNLLKWTESCLQACAKDAKLSLNAEFTLHKADCDHCLEIEWSYDDSRHFLWTHESKGLDARVTADFGAGRVSSPMQVGFLEPVNALAEALFFN; encoded by the coding sequence ATGACAGAGGATATGACCATTTTCGACGCGTTGCCGGGACAGCTCATGGATGTCTCCGAGGTGACGCACTCGCTCACCCAGATGTGGGCGGGTACGCCCAGCCTCGATCAGGAGGCTCCCTCCGAGTTCCGGGCCTCGCAGATGAACATCGTGCTGCACTTCGGCCTGAAAACCTCGCCCGACGAGGCTTTCGACCGGTTCAATACCGCCATTGCCTTTGCTCAGCGCTATCCGTGCCGCATCGTGGTCCTGTGCCCGATGGGGCGGGAGTCAAGCGACCGGCTGCTCCAGGGCAAGCTCTTCGCCCAGTGCTACGTCGGCTCCAGCATGCGCGAGATGTGCTGCTGCGAGGCGCTCATGCTCGGCTACCCGACGCGTGAGGCGGGCTTCCTCTCCAACCAGGTCTCGATCTGGCTGGAGAACGACCTGCCGACCTACCACTGGTTCAACCGCATCCCGGCCGAGCGCATCACGACCATGCACATGGACTTCGTGAAGCGTTGCCGCCGTGTCATCTACGACTCCGACATCGAGGAGGCGGACATTCTCAACGTGAAGTGGCCGCGCCCCGAGGCGGCGGTGGACCTCGCTCATGCACGCATCCTGCCCATCCGGCAGTCGCTTGGGCAGTTCCTCAGTCGTTACGACACGTCCAAGCTCGCCGGGGGGCTCCTCTCGGTGCAGGTCCGCTACACCGAAGGGCGCGAGGGCGAAGCCCGCAACCTGCTCAAGTGGACCGAGTCCTGTCTGCAAGCCTGCGCGAAGGACGCCAAACTTTCGCTCAACGCGGAGTTTACGCTGCACAAGGCGGATTGCGACCACTGCCTCGAAATCGAGTGGAGCTACGATGACTCGCGGCACTTCCTGTGGACGCACGAGTCGAAGGGGCTCGACGCCCGCGTCACGGCCGACTTCGGCGCGGGGCGGGTCAGCTCGCCCATGCAGGTCGGCTTCCTCGAACCGGTCAACGCCCTGGCCGAGGCCCTGTTCTTCAACTAG
- the nadD gene encoding nicotinate (nicotinamide) nucleotide adenylyltransferase, whose product MIEAQAPQPRRIGFLGGSFDPVHYGHLLIAQDAQEQLALDRVYFVPSPHTPLRDEAPSVDSVHRVAMLDLALQGDERLQVEECEIRLPEPSYTVDTLTRLRRKHADARLFWIVGADHVAKFARWHEPQRLLELAEIIVVSRPGDELAVPEGFPSERFHLVLGHPFAVCSSEIRQRFADGKSARFFLPPTVEAYIETHRLYCD is encoded by the coding sequence ATGATTGAGGCGCAAGCCCCCCAACCCCGACGCATTGGATTTCTTGGCGGCAGTTTCGACCCGGTTCATTACGGGCATCTGCTGATCGCTCAGGACGCTCAGGAGCAGTTGGCCCTGGACCGAGTTTACTTCGTGCCCTCGCCGCATACGCCCTTGCGGGATGAAGCCCCGTCGGTGGACAGTGTTCACCGCGTGGCTATGCTCGACCTGGCCCTGCAGGGGGACGAGCGTCTGCAGGTCGAGGAATGTGAAATCCGCCTGCCAGAACCCTCCTACACGGTCGATACCCTGACGCGCCTGCGCCGCAAGCATGCCGATGCCCGGTTGTTCTGGATCGTGGGGGCGGACCATGTGGCCAAGTTCGCCCGCTGGCACGAACCACAGCGACTGCTGGAGTTGGCGGAGATCATTGTCGTGTCCCGGCCGGGAGACGAACTGGCCGTGCCGGAAGGGTTCCCCTCCGAGCGTTTCCACCTGGTCCTGGGGCATCCCTTCGCGGTTTGTTCGAGCGAAATCCGCCAGCGTTTTGCCGATGGGAAGAGTGCGAGGTTTTTCTTGCCGCCCACGGTTGAGGCCTATATCGAAACTCACAGACTTTATTGTGACTGA
- a CDS encoding exopolysaccharide biosynthesis protein, producing the protein MTSADHQEHSSLSANLQSIVSGQSEKVSLGEIVDAIKDKQFGMLLVLLSIPSALPLPAAGYSTPFGIAILILGLQMLRGRRTPWLPQKMRDKSFTRAKLAGMVGKASVFFRWVEKLVRPRLRWINSSGGYRLMAVLVIFMSLLMCLPIPSTNTAPAMVIFLIGVGLCEDDGLFAIGACALGLVAALIYAVVIYFVILLVREHGWEARDQIVSFIKQQLGLE; encoded by the coding sequence ATGACAAGCGCTGACCACCAGGAACATTCCAGCCTCTCCGCCAATCTCCAGTCCATCGTCTCCGGCCAGAGCGAAAAGGTCAGCCTCGGCGAGATCGTCGATGCCATCAAAGACAAGCAGTTCGGGATGCTTCTTGTCCTGCTCTCCATCCCCAGTGCGCTCCCCTTGCCCGCCGCCGGGTACAGCACCCCTTTTGGCATCGCCATCCTCATCCTGGGCCTGCAAATGCTCCGGGGGCGGCGTACGCCGTGGCTGCCGCAGAAAATGCGCGACAAGAGCTTCACTCGCGCGAAGCTGGCCGGTATGGTCGGTAAAGCCAGTGTCTTTTTCCGCTGGGTCGAGAAACTCGTCCGCCCGCGCCTGCGCTGGATCAACAGCAGCGGCGGCTACCGCCTGATGGCCGTCCTTGTCATCTTCATGAGCTTGCTGATGTGTCTGCCGATCCCCTCCACCAATACCGCCCCGGCCATGGTTATTTTTCTGATCGGTGTCGGGCTATGCGAAGACGACGGGCTGTTCGCCATCGGCGCATGCGCCCTGGGGCTGGTGGCGGCACTGATCTATGCTGTTGTTATCTACTTTGTCATCTTGCTGGTCCGCGAGCACGGCTGGGAAGCCCGAGACCAGATCGTGAGCTTCATCAAGCAACAGCTGGGCCTCGAATAA